TTTTGGGCAGTTTTCAGAACAATATTGTTCTCTCCTGAACTTTTTTGATTTGGATTTGTAATTTCCACGGAGACAGACAAGATGAACAAGTTTACCATTAAAGACCTCGAAAATCTGAGTGGCATTAAGGCCCACACGATCCGCATTTGGGAGCAACGTTATTCGTTCCTGAAGCCGCAACGTACGGCTACGAATATCCGTTATTACAGCAACCATGAGTTAAAAATGTTACTCAACATTTCGCTGCTCAATAAATACGGGTATAAGATCTCACACATCAACCGCATGAGCAATGATGAATTGCGGGACAAAACGCTCACACTCACAAGTGCAGAGGCTCAACAGGAGCGTATTGTAAATGAGCTTATTCAATACATGATTGATGTTGAACTGGATGGCTTCGAAAAGGTTCTTGACCAATACATTCAGTTAAGAGGAGTTGAAAAAGCCATTACATATATCATCTTTCCTTTTTTGGAAAGGATCGGTATACTCTGGTTAACGGATCATATTAACCCGGCACAGGAACATCTTATCACAAATATCATCAGGCAAAAGCTGATCGTTGGTATCGATAACGCTGTTACTCCGTTGTCGCTCAAAACAAAAATGCTTCTTTTTCTCCCCGAGAACGAGCATCATGAAATTGGATTACTGTTTCTGCAATACATGCTGAAGAACCGTGGGGTAAAAGTGATTTACCTGGGGGCGAATGTTCCGGTTAAAGACCTGGAGTATGTGGTGGAGCTGAAAAAACCGGATTATATCTATACTCATCTTACAACCGTTATCAAGGAGTTTAATTTTGATAAGTTCATCAATAATCTGAAACTGAGGTTTCCTCATCAGCAGATTGTCATCTCTGGTTTGATGGCCCAAACCTTTGAGAAAAAGCAAATGCCCTCCAATTTCCGTTTTCTTAAATCATTTGCAGAAGTAAATGAATTCATGGCAAGCCTAACTTAATCTACAAAGCATAATTTATACGTATATCCCTCCGCACAACGGAGGGATTTTTTGTAACTGGCTGAACACAAACTGTTTAATGTTTCGTAAAAAATATTAAACAAAAATTTGGTAAACTCATGGTTGTTTGTTTAACTTTACAGTGTAATCAATTAAACAAAATGTTATGTCAACGGTAGAATTCAATCAAATGCTTTTGAACAACACTGATTTTCTGAAGCCCTTTGCTTTCACGCTCACACGGGATAATGAAACAGCTAAGGATTTGTTGCAGGAAACCATGTACCGGGCTTTATCGAACCGGGAAAAATATAATGTTGGTACAAACATTAAAGCATGGTTGTACACCATTATGCGTAACATTTTCATCAACAACTATCGCAGAAAGGTGAAACAAAACACCATTTTTGATTCTACCCCAAACGATTTTTTTATCGATTACCAGCAGGCAACAGTTTCGAATGATGCGGAGTCTGCTTTAAAGATGAAAGAAATA
The DNA window shown above is from Lacibacter sp. H375 and carries:
- a CDS encoding MerR family transcriptional regulator; the protein is MNKFTIKDLENLSGIKAHTIRIWEQRYSFLKPQRTATNIRYYSNHELKMLLNISLLNKYGYKISHINRMSNDELRDKTLTLTSAEAQQERIVNELIQYMIDVELDGFEKVLDQYIQLRGVEKAITYIIFPFLERIGILWLTDHINPAQEHLITNIIRQKLIVGIDNAVTPLSLKTKMLLFLPENEHHEIGLLFLQYMLKNRGVKVIYLGANVPVKDLEYVVELKKPDYIYTHLTTVIKEFNFDKFINNLKLRFPHQQIVISGLMAQTFEKKQMPSNFRFLKSFAEVNEFMASLT
- a CDS encoding RNA polymerase sigma factor, giving the protein MSTVEFNQMLLNNTDFLKPFAFTLTRDNETAKDLLQETMYRALSNREKYNVGTNIKAWLYTIMRNIFINNYRRKVKQNTIFDSTPNDFFIDYQQATVSNDAESALKMKEIQAAVHQLPDIFKSPFMLYFEGFKYHEIAHVLNEPLGTIKSRIHFARKLLKEQISRN